Below is a genomic region from Leptotrichia shahii.
TTATCAAAGTTATGCTTTGATGGATGACACTGGAGAAAAATTTTTGGAAAGATATGAGGACAGGATTGCAACGGTTTCGCTATACTTAGCACAGGGAAATGTTGAAAAGGCAAAAGAGTATGCTTTGATGTTGATAAATCAAGAATATCAGCCTGCTACGCCAACTTTTTTAAATTCTGGAAAAAAACGTTCTGGAGAGCTTGTTTCTTGTTTTCTTGATGAAATGGGAGATAATTTGAGCGGAATTGGATATGTTTTTGATTCTTCAATGAAACTTTCTTCGATTGGTGGAGGAGTTTCGATTAACCTTTCTAAAGTAAGAGCAAGAGGAGAGTCAATAAAAGGAGTTGAAGGTAGAGCTTCTGGAGTTTTACCAATTATGAAGATTTTAGAGGATATTTTTTCGTATGCAAATCAGTTAGGACAAAGAGCTGGGGCTGGAGCGGTTTATTTGAATGTTTTCCATTCTGATATTAATGAATTTTTGGATAGTAAAAAAATAAATGTAGATGAAAAAATCAGAATAAAATCATTGTCAATCGGAGTTATTGTTCCAGATAAATTTATGCAGCTGGCAATGGAAGATGAAGTTTGTTACACGTTTAATCCACACACAGTATTCCTTGAATATGGGCAATATCTGGATGAGATGGATATGAATGAAATGTATGAAAAACTGGTTGATAATCCAAATGTTAAAAAGAAAAAAATAAACGCAAGGGAACTTCTTGTAAAAATTTCTCAAACTCAAAAAGAAAGTGGATACCCTTATTTATTCTTTAAAGATAATGCAAATAAAGAACACGCATTAAAAGAAATCGGAACAGTTAAATTCTCAAATTTATGTACTGAAATTATGCAATTATCAGAAGTTTCAGACATTAATGCATATTATGAGGAAGATACGATAAGACGTGGAATTTCATGTAATTTAGGTTCATTAAATATTGCAACTGTAATGGAAAATAAGAGAATAAAAGAAGCCACAAAAGCGGCGATTGATTCACTTACAATGGTATCAGACTTAACAAACATTGATATTGTTCCGTCAATAAAAAAAGCAAACGACGAGCTGCACTCAGTAGGGCTGGGAGCAATGAACCTGCACGGGTACTTGGCTAAAAACTTTATTATGTACGAAAGTAAGGAAGCGCTTGACTTCTGTAACGTATTCTTTATGATGGTAAACTTCTATTCATTGGAACGTTCAATGGAAATCGCAAAAGAAAAAGGCGAAACTTTCAAGGACTTTGAAAAATCTGAATATGCCAACGGAAACTACTTTGACAAATACATTACAAAAGAATACATGCCACAAACAGAAAAAATAAAACAGCTATTTGAAGGAATCTACATCCCAACAAAAGAAGACTGGGCAAACCTAAAAGAGCAAGTAATGAAACACGGAGTCTACAACGCCTACCGAATGGCAATCGCCCCAAACCAGTCAACATCCTACATAATGAACTCCACAGCCTCAGTAATGCCAGTAGTTGACACAATCGAAGTAAGAGAATACGGAGACAGTACGACATTCTATCCAATGCCGTACTTGACAAACGACAACTACTTCTTCTATAAGTCCGCTTACGATATGGATCAAAAAAATATCTTGAAACTAATTTCTGTAATTCAAAGACACGTGGATCAGGGAATTTCGACTATCTTGTATACGAAGAGTACGGATAGCACTAGAGATTTGGCTAGGCTTTATATTTATGCTCATAGATTGGGGTTGAAATCGCTTTATTATACGAGAACTAGGAAGGCTACGATTGAGGAGTGTATTTCATGTTCGGTTTAGTTAAATATCTGATAAACAAAGATTAGTATTAAAAAAAAGGAGATTAACATGTATGAGTATAGGAACCGAGAAGGTATTGTATGTAATTGGAAATGGCTTTGATTTAAACTTAGGATTGAAAACAAGTTATAATGATTTTTTTGAATATATTGACATCAATAATATGAAAAATATTATTAATGTAGTAAGAGAAGATAGAAAAAATATTGAAAAATATGATAAAAAAAGATTGGAATATTTTAGTGAAAAACTGAAAAAATATGATTATGAATTAAAAGAAAATAATTTTTTATTAAAATTAGAGGAGTCTATTAATGAAAAAAATCAGAAACAAATAAAAGAGAATATTTATTGTGTTCATAAAGAAATAATTTCAACATTGAAATCTAGAACTACAAATAGATTTGTAGATGAATATGGAGTATTTATTATATTTTTATTATTAATTAAAGTTGAAAAAAATGAATGGCAATGGGTTGAGGAGCAAATTTTATGTTATATACAA
It encodes:
- the nrdE gene encoding class 1b ribonucleoside-diphosphate reductase subunit alpha, with the translated sequence MVDKRAKKWIYLNNEIMVKQGEDFQLEKDKEAVYSYFVDYVNKNTVFFHNLEEKMRYLIKNDYYINFYEMYSHDEIKEVFKLVYDKKFRFASFMSASKFYQSYALMDDTGEKFLERYEDRIATVSLYLAQGNVEKAKEYALMLINQEYQPATPTFLNSGKKRSGELVSCFLDEMGDNLSGIGYVFDSSMKLSSIGGGVSINLSKVRARGESIKGVEGRASGVLPIMKILEDIFSYANQLGQRAGAGAVYLNVFHSDINEFLDSKKINVDEKIRIKSLSIGVIVPDKFMQLAMEDEVCYTFNPHTVFLEYGQYLDEMDMNEMYEKLVDNPNVKKKKINARELLVKISQTQKESGYPYLFFKDNANKEHALKEIGTVKFSNLCTEIMQLSEVSDINAYYEEDTIRRGISCNLGSLNIATVMENKRIKEATKAAIDSLTMVSDLTNIDIVPSIKKANDELHSVGLGAMNLHGYLAKNFIMYESKEALDFCNVFFMMVNFYSLERSMEIAKEKGETFKDFEKSEYANGNYFDKYITKEYMPQTEKIKQLFEGIYIPTKEDWANLKEQVMKHGVYNAYRMAIAPNQSTSYIMNSTASVMPVVDTIEVREYGDSTTFYPMPYLTNDNYFFYKSAYDMDQKNILKLISVIQRHVDQGISTILYTKSTDSTRDLARLYIYAHRLGLKSLYYTRTRKATIEECISCSV
- a CDS encoding AbiH family protein; this translates as MSIGTEKVLYVIGNGFDLNLGLKTSYNDFFEYIDINNMKNIINVVREDRKNIEKYDKKRLEYFSEKLKKYDYELKENNFLLKLEESINEKNQKQIKENIYCVHKEIISTLKSRTTNRFVDEYGVFIIFLLLIKVEKNEWQWVEEQILCYIQDLIEIFNNRFNELTLFIKDNWNDLELELEKIIKLVRLSFRKSKFEKVKKRYLKNFNENEKIKRDNMESVLKIILKNRGIF